Proteins encoded together in one Chitinophaga sp. LS1 window:
- a CDS encoding gliding motility-associated C-terminal domain-containing protein: MKRFLFLFVCLCVFSEIVSAQTIYMNIPDTVCMSTNNGTSDQAKFTSITAYLATGQTGSTVWTIQTPGGTDVDYSILYSSSTSAIKANQLTSNALTLQFLNAGTYIFTANMTYSNGTVYTKRDTLVAIDCTMSTCNGGNATMPGFSEDFGTLASNASKKEYSPSTAITYNYDGSSTIGMATNGYAISNTTHWAADWITTSDHTGSNRGGMLVANADADTRTFFTKEVSGLCRGAVYNFSAWLINVDSSITLTKNCPDYKYAGVTFQILNAVNTNQVLGEFKTYAVSMNLAGRQWQRYGGTFTVPTSVTDVIVRIKNSYPGGCGNNIAIDDIEFTYCSPVITASIEGNSESLREVLCEGAPTILTSSYTPATYFSNAEYQWEMSDDGGVTWFDVPYGTATNDTLVIAEGELTGTKDVAADYYFRVRIFENGSSSETCAAPSSSVKLTILPMPQLTLTKSQVCAGATVDLQASGGFDEFKWSDTTYVGPTRSITLLRDTSITVYGYVYYGVDGGKTCVDSNSASIKVDDEPIVEIGASATTLCVGSRVTLSVNEILGTTADSIFWYKGVPGTGQLLSDFTGQTSMVYNTETIADSVFYVRVVQSSCEVTSAPFYLHLTEIPVPDPGTSQFACVSNNSTGTFTMNRTQLTGTTGAWQIIGIEGPGISGATGDINFDDYVSMNKKNPKATVTLTNVGTTVYLQWKVTASNNAACIGYAYDTLTWMSEGTRAYVDSAMTQCGTANVFTMAANEPNVDLTDEFEETGTWTLLSGTATIADTNAYNTTVTVPAGNYQDVVLQWSISNKAACGITYDTVTLHYKDIPTATVSPVTTCASTGTFDLNPSAITGGPTYYAITSTMSGFTAVPTTAITAWPVAVSIPTTTPAGTYTFQLTISNDSLGCTNTIPFTVNVQSGSVDPTGVTVGAPIICESGTTTLTVEGGSLAKNADGTDAASWVWYAGGCGTGTAIGTGSTITVPVTATTTYYVRAEGTATCAGSNCASGIVTVYDKPADADAGADASHCSDSVFVMSANAPSIATATGAWTVASGTARIADTTSNTTTVYIKPGNTATLTWTITNGACVTSDNVTIANYALPGTTNKGVDTISQCNNTSFVMSATGTGNWSFLPGTAATVSDATSPTATITLPAGDTATVIWNATNGLCTSADSTFLRNYAIPEDANAGAAQTHCNDSLFHMAAATSAYQGTWSVLSGTATIAAADLHNPTANVIVLVNTTATLQWVLTNGSCTGNPATVTLSNIGGVLGNAISANQVLCASETPATLTGTTTVSGGDGTYAYQWQMSTTNATTGFYNVTTGTGGTTAAYTPVALTADTIWFRRIVTSGCSGSSISNVVKLQRISTPPVVVSVPASTNASCMPGNDYTTLFGTPVFSHAPYTNETLTVTYTDNTTTPDVCTTIIMRTWTAVDRCGLTATAQQTIIVKDTTGPVFTTTAPANVTVSCDNIPAIVSLTANDLCSGTFTVAPIEQRVDMPGQCTNNYYLIRKWVAVDNCGNPSDTLKQTITVKDTTGPVFDGTAPANITVDCDKLPAAATMTATDNCTAGTITVTPVDTRQNISGSSCTNTYQITRTWTAIDACGNISALKQIITVVDTTKPVFSVMLRDTTVNCDQVPAVASVTATDNCTANVTVSVNQTKVFLSTTCASNYSLTRTWTATDGCGNTATMKQVITVQDTTRPVFTVAPPGDTTVNCDAVPATPSNVVATDNCSTVKISYSQSKATISGACANNYQLIRTWVAKDECGNTNTWKQTITVQDTTRPVIGTAPADAIVSCGGTIPAEATLYASDNCDANFPKRATMTTDPYTVDVCNGYTITRRWNVTDACGNAAIEKVQVITITACPKPQLDTTMPVNCSDNSKFALLLLNKVNKPKFTLQSVTPASAVTAPLTQTSNVFDLNGATKATFVVTDGVTGCVSDPVTYNLRYVEKPTVNLGNDTAICTGNTITLDAGVDNASNGYGIVWSTGVTTQQITVAAGGTYYATVTNSGCAATDSIKVTINNPPTVAIRDTTICEGSPVKLNAYIQGATYAWSTGDTGPSITVNTTGTYNVDVFLNGCTVTDDATVNVATPPAITLTSDTAVCAGQSVTLEVEPDGGTAVWSDGSLTNTISVSRPGDYWVTVTKNSCVVTDTVSVTNKGDVGLDLGVDKDICSGGSVILNATNENVISYLWNDGTTDPIKEVNTPGKYIVTVLDKYCNLTSSDSINVTVAGIGTFTLGNDTTICEGQVLTLKVSTGTGNSIKWQDGATTSRYVVTKTGYYTATIYNECGSMTEGITVNYKACNEQTVMVNAFTPNGDGNNDYFRPGVSGTMIDYDLSVFNRWGVLIYSSKEAGTGWDGRFKGMLVEEGTYLWIVNYRKASGGEKLTLKGNVTVIK; the protein is encoded by the coding sequence ATGAAAAGGTTTTTGTTTTTATTTGTTTGTCTGTGTGTGTTCTCTGAGATTGTCAGCGCACAAACTATTTACATGAATATTCCTGATACTGTCTGCATGTCTACCAACAATGGGACATCCGATCAGGCTAAGTTTACGAGTATCACTGCTTACCTTGCGACCGGACAAACCGGTAGTACCGTCTGGACCATCCAAACACCCGGCGGCACCGATGTGGACTATTCGATCCTGTACTCGTCGAGCACGTCTGCGATCAAGGCAAATCAACTCACATCGAACGCGCTCACGCTCCAGTTTCTCAACGCAGGTACCTATATCTTTACGGCAAATATGACGTACAGCAATGGTACCGTGTACACAAAAAGAGATACATTGGTTGCTATAGATTGTACCATGTCCACCTGTAATGGTGGCAACGCTACTATGCCAGGTTTCTCTGAAGACTTTGGCACACTGGCCAGTAATGCCAGTAAGAAAGAATATTCTCCATCCACTGCGATTACGTATAACTACGATGGTTCTTCTACAATCGGTATGGCTACAAACGGTTACGCTATTTCCAACACTACGCATTGGGCGGCTGACTGGATCACCACATCCGATCATACGGGTAGTAACAGAGGTGGTATGCTGGTAGCCAATGCCGATGCTGACACACGTACCTTCTTCACCAAGGAAGTGAGTGGTCTTTGCAGAGGTGCTGTATACAATTTCAGTGCATGGCTTATCAACGTAGATAGTTCCATTACCCTTACTAAGAACTGTCCGGATTATAAATATGCCGGTGTCACCTTCCAGATCCTGAATGCGGTCAATACCAACCAGGTATTAGGAGAGTTTAAAACCTATGCCGTATCTATGAACCTGGCTGGCAGACAATGGCAGCGATATGGTGGTACGTTTACTGTACCTACCAGTGTGACCGATGTAATTGTACGTATTAAGAATAGCTATCCCGGTGGTTGTGGCAATAACATCGCCATCGACGATATTGAATTTACCTATTGTAGCCCTGTCATCACCGCATCCATCGAAGGTAATTCCGAGAGCCTGAGAGAAGTATTGTGTGAAGGCGCACCTACTATTCTGACTTCTTCTTATACCCCTGCAACTTATTTTTCAAATGCCGAGTACCAATGGGAAATGTCTGACGATGGTGGTGTCACCTGGTTCGACGTACCATACGGTACCGCTACCAATGATACTCTTGTCATCGCTGAGGGCGAACTCACCGGCACTAAAGATGTTGCCGCTGATTACTACTTCCGTGTACGCATCTTCGAAAATGGTTCTTCTTCCGAAACCTGTGCCGCGCCATCTTCATCTGTGAAACTCACCATCCTGCCTATGCCACAACTGACGCTCACCAAGAGCCAGGTATGTGCCGGTGCTACTGTAGACCTGCAGGCATCAGGTGGCTTTGATGAATTTAAATGGAGCGATACGACTTATGTAGGTCCGACCCGTTCTATTACATTGTTACGAGATACTTCTATCACCGTATATGGTTATGTATATTATGGCGTAGATGGTGGTAAGACCTGTGTGGACTCAAACAGTGCGTCTATCAAAGTGGATGATGAACCAATCGTGGAGATCGGAGCTTCTGCCACTACATTGTGTGTGGGTAGCAGGGTCACATTATCTGTGAATGAGATCCTGGGTACTACCGCAGATTCTATCTTCTGGTACAAAGGTGTACCAGGTACCGGTCAGTTGCTCTCCGACTTTACAGGTCAGACTTCTATGGTCTACAATACAGAGACCATAGCAGATAGCGTGTTCTATGTAAGGGTCGTCCAAAGTAGTTGTGAGGTCACGTCGGCGCCGTTCTACCTGCACCTCACGGAGATCCCTGTACCTGATCCCGGTACAAGTCAATTTGCTTGTGTATCCAACAATTCAACGGGTACCTTCACTATGAACCGCACGCAGTTAACAGGTACTACCGGCGCCTGGCAGATCATCGGTATCGAAGGCCCTGGAATTTCAGGGGCAACCGGCGATATCAATTTTGATGATTACGTGAGCATGAATAAAAAGAACCCGAAAGCGACTGTGACACTGACCAATGTTGGTACCACCGTATACCTGCAATGGAAGGTGACAGCCAGCAACAATGCTGCATGTATCGGTTATGCCTATGATACCCTTACCTGGATGTCAGAAGGAACACGTGCTTATGTAGATAGCGCCATGACACAGTGTGGTACTGCCAATGTGTTTACCATGGCTGCCAATGAGCCGAATGTAGACCTCACGGATGAATTCGAAGAAACGGGCACCTGGACCTTATTGTCCGGTACAGCTACCATTGCAGATACGAATGCCTATAATACGACGGTGACAGTACCCGCAGGTAATTATCAGGACGTGGTATTACAATGGAGCATTTCGAACAAGGCAGCATGTGGTATTACCTATGATACAGTCACCTTACATTATAAAGATATACCAACAGCGACCGTGAGTCCTGTTACTACCTGTGCATCTACAGGTACATTTGATCTGAACCCTTCGGCGATCACCGGTGGTCCGACCTATTATGCAATCACCAGTACGATGAGTGGGTTTACAGCAGTACCGACTACGGCGATCACTGCATGGCCCGTTGCGGTAAGCATCCCGACAACGACGCCGGCAGGTACATATACTTTCCAGCTGACCATCAGCAATGATAGTCTGGGTTGTACAAACACCATTCCTTTCACTGTAAATGTTCAATCTGGTTCTGTAGATCCTACAGGCGTAACCGTAGGTGCTCCAATCATCTGTGAAAGCGGTACCACTACGCTGACAGTAGAAGGCGGTAGTCTGGCGAAGAATGCAGATGGTACAGACGCAGCCAGTTGGGTATGGTATGCAGGCGGTTGTGGTACAGGTACGGCAATAGGTACCGGCAGTACCATCACAGTACCGGTTACAGCAACTACTACTTATTATGTAAGAGCAGAAGGTACAGCTACCTGTGCAGGTTCTAACTGCGCAAGCGGTATCGTCACCGTATATGACAAACCAGCTGATGCCGATGCTGGTGCAGATGCAAGTCACTGTAGTGACTCTGTGTTTGTGATGAGTGCAAATGCACCATCCATCGCAACCGCAACGGGTGCGTGGACAGTCGCCAGCGGTACTGCAAGAATTGCGGATACCACCAGCAACACAACTACGGTATATATTAAACCGGGTAATACCGCCACCCTGACATGGACCATTACCAATGGTGCATGTGTTACTTCAGATAATGTAACCATTGCCAACTACGCATTGCCGGGTACTACTAATAAAGGTGTAGACACCATCAGTCAATGTAATAATACATCGTTCGTCATGTCAGCAACAGGTACCGGTAACTGGAGTTTCCTGCCGGGAACTGCGGCTACAGTGAGCGATGCCACCAGTCCAACCGCGACTATCACACTGCCTGCAGGTGATACGGCGACTGTAATCTGGAATGCTACGAATGGCTTGTGTACAAGCGCTGACAGCACCTTCCTGCGCAACTATGCTATTCCTGAAGATGCCAATGCCGGCGCTGCCCAGACCCATTGTAACGATTCGCTCTTCCACATGGCAGCTGCGACATCTGCTTACCAGGGTACCTGGTCTGTGCTCAGTGGTACGGCTACCATTGCCGCTGCTGACCTGCACAACCCAACTGCCAATGTTATTGTATTAGTAAATACAACCGCTACCTTACAGTGGGTCCTGACCAATGGCTCCTGTACGGGTAATCCTGCAACTGTTACCTTAAGCAATATCGGTGGCGTATTGGGTAATGCCATCTCTGCCAACCAGGTGCTGTGTGCATCAGAAACACCGGCTACCCTGACTGGTACTACCACCGTAAGCGGTGGCGATGGTACCTACGCTTACCAGTGGCAGATGAGTACTACGAATGCAACCACCGGTTTCTACAATGTGACTACCGGTACCGGCGGCACTACGGCTGCTTATACACCAGTGGCACTCACTGCTGATACCATCTGGTTCAGAAGAATCGTGACCTCCGGTTGTAGCGGTAGTTCTATCAGTAATGTCGTGAAACTGCAACGTATCAGTACACCACCGGTAGTGGTATCAGTGCCGGCTTCTACCAATGCCAGCTGTATGCCGGGCAATGACTACACCACGCTCTTTGGCACACCGGTGTTCAGTCATGCACCATATACAAATGAAACACTGACCGTTACCTACACAGATAATACGACTACACCAGATGTCTGTACCACAATCATTATGCGCACCTGGACAGCGGTAGATCGTTGTGGGCTGACTGCTACCGCACAGCAAACCATTATAGTGAAGGATACTACCGGACCGGTGTTCACAACGACCGCTCCTGCAAATGTGACGGTAAGCTGTGATAACATTCCGGCAATAGTTTCCCTGACTGCAAATGATCTCTGCTCCGGTACATTTACAGTAGCGCCAATCGAGCAAAGGGTAGACATGCCTGGTCAGTGTACCAATAATTATTACCTGATCCGTAAATGGGTAGCGGTAGATAATTGTGGTAATCCAAGCGATACCCTGAAACAAACTATCACCGTGAAGGATACCACCGGACCTGTGTTCGATGGTACTGCTCCGGCGAATATTACGGTGGATTGTGACAAGCTGCCTGCTGCAGCAACCATGACCGCTACAGACAATTGTACAGCAGGGACCATTACGGTAACGCCTGTAGATACCAGGCAGAATATTTCTGGTAGCTCCTGTACCAATACTTACCAGATCACCCGTACATGGACGGCGATAGACGCCTGTGGTAATATCTCCGCCCTGAAACAGATCATCACAGTTGTAGATACAACGAAACCTGTCTTCTCTGTAATGCTGAGAGATACCACTGTGAATTGTGACCAGGTACCTGCTGTTGCATCCGTAACAGCAACTGATAATTGTACGGCAAATGTGACGGTATCCGTGAACCAGACCAAAGTATTCCTGAGCACTACCTGCGCCAGCAATTACAGCCTGACACGTACCTGGACAGCGACAGATGGTTGTGGTAACACGGCCACTATGAAACAGGTGATCACTGTACAGGATACCACCAGACCCGTATTCACCGTAGCGCCTCCGGGTGATACAACGGTGAACTGTGATGCTGTACCAGCTACACCATCCAATGTGGTGGCTACTGATAATTGTAGTACCGTGAAGATCAGCTATTCTCAATCCAAAGCAACCATCAGCGGTGCCTGCGCAAACAACTACCAGCTGATCAGAACATGGGTTGCGAAAGATGAATGTGGTAATACTAATACATGGAAACAAACTATCACGGTACAGGATACCACCAGACCCGTGATTGGTACAGCTCCTGCTGATGCCATCGTATCCTGTGGCGGTACCATCCCTGCAGAAGCTACCTTGTATGCAAGTGATAATTGCGATGCCAACTTCCCTAAGCGCGCTACCATGACCACAGATCCTTATACAGTGGATGTATGTAATGGTTATACCATCACAAGAAGATGGAATGTGACAGATGCATGTGGTAATGCAGCGATCGAAAAAGTGCAGGTGATCACCATCACCGCATGTCCGAAACCACAGCTGGATACGACCATGCCTGTGAACTGTTCTGACAATTCGAAATTTGCACTGCTGCTGTTGAATAAGGTCAATAAACCTAAATTCACGCTGCAAAGTGTAACGCCGGCCAGCGCTGTTACTGCGCCGCTCACACAAACCAGCAATGTGTTTGACCTGAATGGTGCTACAAAAGCTACGTTTGTGGTAACAGACGGCGTAACGGGGTGTGTATCTGATCCGGTGACGTACAACCTGCGGTATGTAGAAAAGCCAACAGTGAACCTGGGTAATGATACTGCGATCTGTACAGGTAATACGATTACCCTGGATGCAGGTGTAGACAATGCCAGCAACGGATATGGTATCGTATGGAGTACAGGGGTAACAACACAACAGATCACGGTGGCTGCAGGTGGTACTTACTATGCAACAGTGACCAACAGTGGTTGTGCGGCAACAGATTCTATTAAAGTAACTATCAATAATCCACCTACCGTAGCGATCCGCGATACCACTATCTGTGAAGGCAGCCCCGTAAAACTGAATGCTTATATACAGGGCGCTACCTACGCATGGAGCACCGGTGATACCGGCCCTTCTATCACAGTCAATACGACTGGTACTTATAATGTAGACGTATTCCTGAATGGCTGTACCGTGACAGATGATGCAACTGTAAATGTAGCCACGCCGCCAGCTATAACATTGACTTCAGATACTGCGGTATGTGCTGGTCAGAGCGTAACATTGGAAGTAGAACCGGATGGAGGTACAGCGGTATGGTCAGATGGATCACTCACAAATACCATCAGCGTATCGAGACCTGGTGATTATTGGGTGACTGTAACGAAGAATAGTTGTGTGGTGACAGATACAGTGAGCGTGACCAACAAGGGAGATGTAGGACTGGATCTGGGCGTAGATAAGGATATTTGTTCAGGAGGTTCTGTAATACTGAATGCAACAAATGAAAATGTAATTTCTTATCTATGGAATGATGGTACGACCGATCCGATCAAGGAAGTAAACACACCTGGTAAATATATCGTGACGGTGCTGGACAAATACTGTAACCTGACATCTTCTGATAGTATCAATGTAACGGTAGCGGGTATAGGTACCTTCACACTGGGTAATGATACGACCATTTGTGAAGGTCAGGTACTGACCCTGAAAGTAAGCACGGGTACAGGTAATAGTATTAAGTGGCAGGATGGTGCGACTACTTCCAGGTATGTAGTAACAAAGACTGGTTATTATACTGCGACTATTTATAATGAATGTGGTTCAATGACGGAAGGTATTACAGTCAATTATAAGGCTTGTAATGAGCAAACAGTGATGGTGAATGCATTCACACCAAATGGAGATGGTAATAATGATTACTTCAGACCGGGCGTGAGCGGTACGATGATCGATTATGATCTGAGTGTGTTCAACCGCTGGGGTGTGCTGATCTATAGCTCCAAAGAAGCAGGTACCGGATGGGATGGACGATTTAAAGGAATGCTGGTGGAGGAAGGTACTTATTTATGGATAGTGAATTATAGAAAAGCAAGTGGTGGAGAGAAGTTGACACTGAAAGGAAATGTGACAGTCATTAAATAA
- a CDS encoding IS110 family transposase produces the protein MEQSHISFEQVVSRGCGLDVHQENVVATIRGNGLEEQTRTFSTFTSSLRDLVAWLEESGITHVAMESTGVYWKPVFNILEPHFELILVNARHIKYVPGHKTDRNDSAWIAKLLLSGLLKGSFIPPQYTRELRELYRYKRKVIGQRSSEYNRLQNILETANIKLSTVVSDVFGVSGWSMITAIIEGEQDPMILANLAKGRLKIKKQELILALEGHLNEHHRFMLSLSKTVILQLNDLLGQVDNRIDQYLKNGRKK, from the coding sequence ATGGAACAATCACATATCAGTTTTGAACAGGTTGTGAGTCGCGGCTGTGGCCTCGATGTTCACCAGGAGAATGTAGTAGCCACCATCAGAGGAAATGGGTTGGAAGAACAAACCCGCACTTTTAGCACTTTCACAAGTTCACTTAGGGACCTGGTAGCTTGGCTTGAAGAATCCGGCATTACACATGTCGCAATGGAGAGCACGGGGGTTTACTGGAAGCCTGTTTTTAATATACTGGAACCTCACTTTGAACTTATTCTGGTCAATGCCCGGCATATTAAATATGTGCCGGGGCATAAGACCGATCGCAATGACAGTGCCTGGATTGCAAAATTATTGCTAAGCGGGCTACTAAAGGGAAGTTTTATTCCACCGCAATACACTCGCGAATTACGGGAATTGTACCGATACAAACGTAAAGTAATAGGACAGCGGTCCAGTGAATATAACCGGTTACAGAACATTTTAGAGACAGCCAATATCAAATTGAGCACTGTAGTCAGTGATGTATTCGGTGTAAGTGGCTGGTCAATGATCACTGCCATTATTGAAGGAGAACAGGATCCTATGATATTGGCCAATTTGGCAAAAGGTAGGCTCAAAATCAAAAAACAAGAGCTTATTCTTGCATTAGAAGGCCATCTTAATGAGCATCACCGTTTTATGCTCAGCCTGTCTAAAACTGTTATTTTACAGCTAAATGACCTACTTGGTCAGGTGGATAACCGTATAGATCAGTACTTAAAAAATGGGAGGAAGAAGTAA
- a CDS encoding AAA family ATPase has product MSVYDLTIQETVNVDFDEIFFTPENKVALAQVIKEYKYLDELKKYGLQIDNKILLHGQSGCGKTTTAKAIATALKKKITIVNLSNLVSSRIGETSKNLKSLFDLSARQKSVLFLDEFDLMGKTRDNNEDNDVGEMRRLVNSLIQEIDYLPAESLLICATNHYEMIDPAILRRFQLKIKYELPSDEDLDGYYDKMLAPFPAHLQDLERRYGISYAEVKDYIHTSMKKRIIAELEAHENQ; this is encoded by the coding sequence ATGAGCGTATACGACCTTACTATACAGGAAACGGTAAATGTTGATTTTGATGAGATCTTCTTTACACCTGAAAATAAAGTGGCCCTAGCCCAGGTGATCAAAGAATACAAATACCTCGATGAGCTGAAGAAATACGGCTTACAGATCGACAATAAGATCCTCTTACACGGCCAGTCCGGCTGCGGCAAAACCACGACTGCCAAAGCGATCGCCACTGCCCTGAAAAAAAAGATCACCATCGTAAACCTGAGTAACCTCGTATCGTCCCGTATCGGCGAAACTTCAAAAAATCTAAAGTCATTATTCGATCTTTCTGCCAGACAAAAGTCTGTGCTCTTCCTCGATGAGTTTGACCTGATGGGTAAAACCCGTGACAATAATGAAGACAACGACGTAGGCGAAATGCGCCGGCTCGTGAACTCCCTCATCCAGGAAATCGACTACCTGCCTGCAGAGAGTCTGCTGATCTGTGCCACCAATCACTACGAAATGATTGATCCCGCCATCCTGCGCAGGTTTCAGTTAAAGATCAAATATGAATTACCTTCCGACGAAGACCTGGATGGTTACTATGATAAAATGCTGGCGCCATTTCCCGCTCACCTGCAGGACCTGGAACGCAGATACGGCATCTCTTATGCAGAGGTAAAAGACTACATTCATACCTCCATGAAGAAACGCATCATCGCAGAGCTGGAAGCACACGAAAATCAATGA
- a CDS encoding YggS family pyridoxal phosphate-dependent enzyme, whose translation MQEIKNNIQTVHQRIRNACQTAGRDEKEVRLLLATKTVPPEKIRIAIEAGETLIGENKVQEFRDKHEALKDLRIERHFIGHLQTNKIKDVLKYVSCIQSLDRVSIAQELDKRLQSEGRRLDVFIQVNTSYEESKFGVPPEDVDAFIKAIQKLDTLHIKGLMTIGLLDVEVEKMRPPLRLLKTIKERMGMNHLQLSMGMSQDLETAIAEGSNIVRVGTSIFGNRFLGKEIWNENEIIS comes from the coding sequence ATGCAGGAAATAAAAAATAACATTCAAACCGTTCACCAACGGATCAGGAACGCCTGCCAAACCGCAGGCCGTGATGAAAAAGAAGTACGCCTACTCCTCGCTACCAAAACAGTCCCCCCGGAAAAAATACGCATCGCCATCGAAGCCGGCGAAACCCTGATCGGCGAAAACAAAGTCCAGGAGTTCCGCGACAAGCACGAAGCCCTGAAAGACCTGCGCATCGAACGCCATTTTATCGGACATTTGCAAACCAATAAGATCAAAGATGTTCTAAAATATGTAAGTTGCATCCAATCGCTGGACCGGGTATCCATCGCACAGGAACTGGACAAACGCCTGCAAAGCGAAGGCCGGCGCCTCGACGTCTTCATACAGGTCAATACCTCTTATGAAGAAAGCAAATTCGGGGTGCCACCTGAAGATGTCGATGCCTTCATCAAAGCCATCCAAAAATTGGATACGCTACATATCAAAGGCTTAATGACAATCGGTCTGCTGGATGTGGAAGTTGAAAAAATGCGCCCTCCTTTAAGGTTATTAAAAACAATTAAGGAACGCATGGGTATGAATCACCTGCAACTTTCCATGGGCATGTCACAAGACCTGGAAACCGCCATTGCCGAAGGATCCAACATCGTACGTGTAGGTACCTCCATTTTCGGCAATCGCTTTTTAGGCAAGGAAATCTGGAATGAAAACGAAATTATATCATGA
- a CDS encoding pyridoxal kinase, protein MPKNIISIQSQVASGYVGNNIAGFAIQLHGIDLTLLPTVFLSAHTGHPVIFGEAISPALLSDLVKGIGAISIPADADYLISGFCNLPENIDIIANTALQYPHLKFVYDPVFGDFHCGGLYFEEEIATYSVNKLLPLAHILTPNHWELEFILQHPFKTIDELKTAIQQHDILRDKTIVLTSANLTDTPPEVMEVILIQKGETIRFNGPKIALETTGTGDLFTAIITSQLTLGKSIDQAIRIAMDFIYRTLIYVQSVNEKELSAAALMKHLDLLK, encoded by the coding sequence ATGCCAAAAAACATTATCAGTATCCAAAGCCAGGTAGCCAGCGGCTACGTAGGCAATAACATTGCAGGGTTCGCCATCCAGCTCCATGGCATCGACCTGACCTTACTGCCTACCGTTTTCTTATCCGCCCACACCGGCCACCCGGTGATCTTTGGCGAAGCTATCTCCCCTGCCTTACTATCCGACCTGGTAAAAGGCATCGGCGCCATCAGCATCCCTGCTGACGCAGATTACCTCATCAGCGGCTTCTGTAACCTCCCCGAAAATATCGACATCATCGCCAATACGGCCCTACAATACCCACACCTGAAATTCGTCTACGACCCTGTCTTCGGCGACTTCCACTGTGGCGGTCTCTATTTCGAAGAAGAAATCGCGACCTACTCCGTCAATAAACTATTACCACTCGCTCATATCCTCACTCCCAATCACTGGGAACTGGAATTTATTCTTCAACATCCATTCAAAACTATCGACGAACTAAAAACCGCCATCCAGCAACACGACATCCTCAGGGATAAAACAATCGTTCTCACTAGTGCAAATCTGACCGATACGCCGCCTGAGGTCATGGAAGTGATATTAATCCAGAAAGGAGAAACAATCCGCTTCAACGGTCCTAAAATCGCCCTTGAGACCACCGGCACCGGCGACCTGTTCACCGCCATCATTACCTCCCAGCTCACGCTCGGAAAAAGCATCGATCAAGCTATCCGCATTGCCATGGACTTCATCTATCGCACACTCATTTATGTTCAGTCTGTCAATGAAAAAGAACTGAGTGCAGCTGCCCTCATGAAGCACCTGGACCTGCTAAAATAA
- a CDS encoding thioredoxin family protein, protein MTFKDYCDQFETILNKKDEEQPAPYDNPHYLDYTKLNWTRMNRWLKTGKLTYAFKTAIQNINEYQHWIIITEPWCGDAAHSVPFLEMASHLNPLIKITYELRDSEPFRINQYLTNNGKSIPKLIIRNADGYDLATWGPRPKDCQEMYTRLTAEKADFDTVKMEIQKWYNANKGQDLQKEMTELLKL, encoded by the coding sequence ATGACATTCAAAGATTATTGTGATCAATTTGAGACGATACTCAATAAAAAAGACGAGGAGCAACCAGCACCATACGACAATCCTCACTATCTGGATTACACAAAACTAAACTGGACCAGAATGAACCGGTGGTTGAAAACCGGCAAACTCACCTATGCATTCAAAACTGCTATTCAAAATATAAACGAATACCAACACTGGATCATCATTACTGAACCATGGTGTGGCGATGCAGCACATAGCGTACCCTTCCTTGAAATGGCAAGTCATCTAAACCCGCTCATTAAAATCACTTATGAGTTAAGAGACAGCGAGCCTTTCAGAATAAATCAATACCTTACGAATAACGGAAAGTCTATTCCAAAACTTATCATCCGCAATGCGGATGGATATGATCTTGCCACCTGGGGACCCAGACCAAAAGATTGCCAGGAAATGTATACACGCCTGACAGCGGAAAAGGCAGACTTTGACACGGTTAAGATGGAAATTCAAAAGTGGTATAATGCGAATAAAGGGCAGGATCTGCAAAAGGAGATGACGGAACTTTTAAAGCTATGA